In the genome of Podospora pseudocomata strain CBS 415.72m chromosome 7, whole genome shotgun sequence, the window tcctcaaaaaccctCCGACCTCAATATTCTCCACATTTCCCCTGATATCCTCCGTCCCCGGCCCCCCGCTGCTATAAATATTCACATCCACGGCCGAATGCCCATGGGTAGACCATCCAATCCTCGCCCGGATGCTCACCATTTTCGAAAATATATTCATCGCCAGTAAAGGATTCGACGCCAGAGCATTGATCTCAATCTCCAACGCATCCTTGATCCCCAatctcttctccaccaaaTCCTCCCTGATCCAGTcctgaagctgctgctgctcctcgaCCGGGTTCGCGATCATGTGTTGCTGTAACAGTAGCGTGAGATACTCGGCCGAGGCATTCGCCTGCAGCAGAACCTCGGGATGCCAGTTGTATACAGGCAGCTCATTCGGCGCCTGCCAGGCAGTCGACAACCCACCCGTCTCGTGATCGCTCGTCGCAACCAAAACACCCTCCGTATCCGACTCCTCGATAAACTCCAACACGGCATTAAAAGTCTTGTCAtactccaacacctccctcacctgcGCCGCCGGATCATTGATATGTCCCGCGTGATCAATCCTGCTCCCCTCAATCATCAAGAAAAAGCCCTTCTCACTATCCTTggtcgcctcctccaacgccttcaaAGCCGTGACCGCCATCTCGCTTAAGCTAGGGTAGACATCATTCATATGCCTGCGGTCAATCTCAAACGGCACATCCCTCTCGgcaaacaaccccaacaacggCAAGCTCACATTCTTCCCCAACTTGAGCGAGTCAAACCCAGCCCTGTCATCCACATACCCCCACCCATGCTTCTTCTGCCCAATctccacaacatcaacatcatcctgTCTGCAACTCCCCGCGGTAGAGTTCTTCAAGAAATGAcatctcccaccccccaaaatcaAATCCACTGACCgtcccaacaccccctccccaatctcctGCATCGCAATCTCATCCATCTGCCATCGATACCCAACATGACTAGCAAAACACGCCGGCGTCGCATCCGTCACATCCGTCGTGACAACCAAACCAGTCTTGTACCCCGCCCGTTTGGCAGCCTCGAGGACCGTACCGCAGGGCTTAAACCCGGGTTCCATCCCGATAGCGCCGTTGTAACTCTTCCTCGCACAGCTAAACGCCGTAGCCCCAGCCGCAGAGTCCGTCACCCATGAATTTGACGATCTTGTTCTCGACGTGCCCCAAAAGTGCTGATCCAAGACGAGGGTGTCATCCATGGGGAGATTATTGACGTGCTGTCTGAATGTTCGAGTGAGAGACAGGGAGGCAGGGCCCATGCCGTCGGATACCATAAAGATGAGGTTGCGCTTGCGGTCTTTCttcggggggagggaggagatggctggGTAGGGGGTTCCCGTGCCTGGATCgccggggatgatggggatggggtcggtgggggtgggtgggttggcgGTGCTGTTGCGGTGTTGGAGGACTACTGCCAGGACGATTACTCCGGCTGTTGCGAGGAGGGcccaggagaagaggaggagctcgcGGACGGTGCGGGTGCGGGCGGTGGGCGTTGGTGAGAGTGGGGTGCCGTGGATGGCGGCATCTTCTTGTTCGGCGCGGCGGAGGGAGTCGCTTGAGTTGCGCGAGGGTACTCCATCTGCTAGTAGCGGCGTGCGCTCCCCGGACGCCGGTTTGGACGTCGGGGACTGGGAGAGGTGTTGGTCAGATGATGTtatgttgatgaggatggcatgGGATGTTGGGGTAGTGAACTCACCATCGTCGCTCGCTCCTATTCGGGTGTTGGTAAACTGTCAAACGCAAATATTGACTCAAATCTGTCTATCGTCTGAAAGTTGTCAATACTGTGTTTCTGTCAAAATCCAAAATTGAGTTTGACGGCGCGGGTAGATAAACTACTGGGGAGTTGGAAAACCGTTGACCGTGACTCGAGAAcgtttgggggaggttgggggaacCTGGGGAGCCTGGAACATCGGCTAGCCTGCAATGCCTAGACCTGCAGGGGCTGAGCGTGAAATGTATTACTCCCAACTACCAAGTCTCAACGTTGAGCCCGATTGCGGACAAATAGCATTTTCTCCTAAAGACCGGAACGCTAGCTATATCTAATATTTAGCTCCATTTTTATTAGTTAAACTAGGGCTTAGGTTTTCCAATGTTAAAGTTTCTACGAAATACAGGTAAATAAGTTTTTACTATATATCACATCTTTTAATACACTCTAATAGTAAATATTAAAATGATTAAAATCGTTGAAATCTTTAGAGCTATTTAAAACTATTAAGGCTATTAAAAGCTGTGAGAGTCGTTTAAAACTATTAAAGCTATTTAAAGCTGTTGAAATCTTTTAAAACTTCTGAAGCTGTTAAACTTTTCAACTATAACGGTAAAGTTAGCGACAGTTTTGGCTTATATAAGTAATAATAGTAGTAGTTAAATATATGAAAATTAGTATTTAAATTTATTAAAAGTAAGCTTATATAAAAAAACATTTATTTTTATAGTGTTTTTTGTCTTTTATAATCTTAAGAAACCCTTGTGGATCAAAATGCTAGATATAACTAGCGTTCCGGTCTTCAAGAAAAATCGCTACTTGTCCTTAGCTGGGCTCCTCGACGtcatccccccacccccacatGAAAGCCTCGCCAATTAACAAACACAACCCATGCAATGACAGCATCCCCCTTGTGACTACCCAACACATcaaacatcaacaccgcTCTTTCAAACTCAAGTTCACCCACCTCAAACACAGCAAATCATGTCCCCAAGCAAAGCCTCCCTCCTTTCCgccacaacctccttctgccactccctctccgctcagtcacccccctccaccatcctctcccacttctcctcctcccccgacaCTCTAATCTACGAACATGGCCTCCCCCAGTTAGCTCCCTTTCTTGGCCGAGAATTCAAAGGTCCTTCCGGCCTCAAAGAGTATTTCCATCTCCTCTCCAAGCATCTCGCCTACAAAGACATGCACTTCAGCAATTACTTTGCCGACCCCGAAGCCCTCAAGGTATCAGTCCGAGGCGAAGCAACATTCACCTGGCTCTCGACCAACCAGTCCTGGGACGAGGTCTTTACATATGTCTTGGAGTTTGACAATGACAATAAACTGACCAAGTATGAAATCTGGGCTGATTCAGGGGCTGCCTACCTGGCCAGTCAGGGGCTGTTATAGACAGATAGAATTACATTCAATTGAAACCCCCAATCTCGAATCCTAGAAGGGACCATTTCGCTacaaaaccaaaacaaaaaaaaaaaaaaaaaagcaggAGACGCTGGGTAtacacaccatcaccatctcaccCCTGACCACTTAACCAAAgtccaccacatcctcgtcctccactCCTTCACCCGACCGAGATATTTATCCTAATCAACATACCTCTTTAGACTCTTTGGATACATGAGATGCAACCGATCCCGAAAATGTGCATGCTTGATCCCGTTGGGCCTCGCCTGGGCAAAGTGCTCGATCGCATCCTCAACCTtccaccccaacctctccaccaaatAACACACAATCAAAAACCCCGTCCGGTTAAACCCATAATGACAATGCACCCCAATCTCAAACTTGGTTTGCTTCGCTCTGATCTCGTCCACCTTCTCGATAAACCGATCAATATCCGCCCTCGACGGCGGAATCTTCGACACCGTTGCCACCTTGTGATAGCTGACCTGCCAAACCCTCAAATTGTTCGGTTCGTACACAGGCGTGTCGTGCGAGATGTCAATCACATCCCTAATGGTTTTCCCCCCGTACTTTGCCCCAAACTTCTGAGGAGAGTGCTCACCAtccgtctccctcaacgtCTTCATCGCCCTAAACACCCCCGCAATCGGGTCCGACACGGGCACCACACCCCGCCACTTCTCATAATTCTTCACATCCCACTTCCCACCCTCGTTCAAATACTGCAGCTGCCAACTCAGGTCCAACCTCTTAGTGATTTGGTCGGTCAAAAACTCCGATATCAACCcagccaccatctcctcggAAAAAAGCAGCCCATGACCCCCAACCTTAATATCAAAATTCTTAATATACTTCGGTGGGTGCGACGGCAGAGGCGGAATCCAACTGTCCAAACTCGGCGTCTCCGAAGCACAAGACTCCTCAGGAGTTGAGCTCGACAAGCTAGCCACCTCAGAGTCCCTAACCATAGAAGtcggaggagcaggagcagcaccgccaccccccACGCTAGTATTCGAACCCGGTGATCCCCGAGACCGCGCGCCCGCGCTCCCCAAGCTCAGAGTCGAAATAGGTGAATTCCTCCAATCCAAAATCCGGCCCGCCCTCCACGGCGGCGTCGTGTGCGAGCACTCAACCAAATCATAAACCATCTCCGCCACCCACATCGGCGTAATCTCATCCAACCACCCACTGATTATCAAGACCGGAACCTGAAGGCCCGTCCAGACACTATTCTCCGGGAACCCCCCCTTTGGATTCCCCTTTTCATCAAACTCTGGCAACATCCCCCAAGCCATACGTCTAAACACGGGCGTTCTGCTCTGGTAGTTAAACATGAGCTGCAGCTTCCTCGCCTTGGCATCCGCCATGGGGCCAACAATCCGACTGACACTCGCACTGTtgatcccccccctcctatcCCAAGCCCTCCAGAGATCGAAAATGAAACCCGGGATCCAAAGCAGTCGCCGATACTTTTTCACCTGCTCCTCCGTCGGCATCAGAGCCGGGCACATAGCCACAAGTCCAAGAACACTGTCACAAAGATCCGACTGTATCTCGTGCCGAGGGTTGATAAGCAGTGTCGCCAGTCCACATCCCATACTGTGCGctatcaacaccacccgctGCCTCTCTTCACGATAGTCATTGATGATCATCTCCAAGAGTTCCACAAGCGCATCAGTAGTGTAAGCGACCcagctggtgttggtgtatTCTGAACGTCCGCATCCTGGCAGATCCACGGCAAGACAAGACGCAAGGTGGGTGAGGCTGGTCAGGATCCGGTGGAACTGGGCTACTGACCCCCCGAGACCGtggatgaagacgaggagggggagtggtgggtcTTTGGGGAGGTTGTCTGTTTGTGGGTGTTTTCGGTAAAAGATACGGAGTTTGTTGTAGaaggctttggaggtggtgtaggaCTTGAATTCAGAGTATTtttcgaggaggggaggatctGTTGATTTGGCGTCGAGCTTCTCTTCTGTGAAAACCATGGCCACCATCCAGAGCGCCAGGCCGCTTGTGGCTGTGAGGGCAAAGGCTTTGAAGAATTTGGATTTGAGGGATAGTCCTTTGACGGATGTTAGTGCGGATTCCGTAATGATTTTGGGTGGGGGTTCGGTGGTTAGTGAGTGTTCATGCCAACATTTGGCAGATTCAGTGATGATTTTGGGTAATAGCATGGTGAatttgggtgggggttggggggtcaGTGAGTGACCGTGCCGACATGCGGCGGCTTTCGTGATGACTTGGGGTAGTAGCATGGTGaagttggggtggtggtgggtgtaTCATAAAGAGAAGATAGGTGTGTTTGAGGAAATATTGTCATTGGACATACAAGATGAGAAAATAAAGAAAAGACCGGCCTTCCAGAAGAGTGAGAGAATCGGAAATCTCAGGGCTGATGGTAGTTTCCAATTGAAGTGATTGTATCAGGCGGCGAGAGTAGTTGGGTTGAGTGTGGTAAGAGTCATCCGAACTGGATGAAACAAGGAGATGGCGATTGGCTTGGTTTTTCGCTGGGGTTCTTATAAGAGAGCAGGAAAGAATGAAGAAAGGGCAGGAGAAAAAGACCAAAGACGGTATTCTTTGGAAGGCGGCGCAGGAAAGAGCAGTGGTGTTTAATGACAAACGATCAGGTCGAGATGGAAATTGGAAAGAGCCGGTGCCGACTGCCCGGTCAGTCAGAGCTTCACCTTCACCGAAGACCTGCCGCCATGGAATTAGCCGAGCCACGCAGACGGGATACACTGAGATTTGTTTCCCGGGCAAACAGGTGTTTGTGTACCATGGCACTAAGTACAACCTGTCAATTGGATATCCTGTGAGACTACCATCGCATTCACTGTCTTGCTATGTGTGTCTATGTGTCTTGGATATCTCATGAGGGTTATCCGATAGTTTTGATCATTAAACCCGCTTAGCTGCATATCTACGCATAACGGCGGGCCGAACTGCAGACCCACCCGGTCCCGCAGCGTCATCACAAGGAAGGATCAGGGAACAGCTTCCGAGTCACAGCGACGCCGGACCGGACCCGCCCTGGATGCCCTACCCCTTTCCGGCCACCCGAAATAGCGCGCCTAGCTCCGGCAACCTCCAACCTAACCagaacatcaccaacacagACACTACCTAACCTCATAACCGCCACCGTCATGGCCACCCACCGCCTGACCTTCCTCTACCCCCACCTATTCAAATCAACAGCCCGCTGGGGTGAGCCCGCAATCGCTGCCCGAGGAGCTCGTCGCAAGTCGCAACACCCACCTGCCTTCCTctgccaacaccaacaccatggcTTCACATCGCCCTCGGCCGGGAGACAAGCCGCCTTTGCCAAACGAGCCGGCAAGGGCGTAGAGCCACTGCCACACCACGAGACCTCTGACTTGCCCCCTAAACCCGCGCAAGACAGCAAACAAGATGGAGCTGGGAAGCATAGTCAAGATTCGAAGCCAGGAGACGAAGGGAAACAGCAAGACACAAAACAAGACGCCCCCGAAAGTCAACAAGAGACTCACCACAAAACAatcaaaccaaccacccccgccgaTACCCAAACCAGCGGTCCAATCCAcgaccctcctcctccgccaccaccaccaccaccccaacccgcccacgacccctccacaatcgaactccctcccccatccgACATCGACCCGATCATCCAAACGAAAAAGGGGTCACCAATGGATGAAATCCTCCACATGggccctcccccctcttcctccccggacgcgccatcatcacctataaccccctcctccccctcagaaccacccccctcaaccacagaaaccaccaccaccaccactaccaccaccatctcttccCAAGAGAACGCAACCACCCAACAAAAACCCAAACAAACCTACATCCACCACTTCGACTCCTACTCC includes:
- the PHO8 gene encoding vacuolar alkaline phosphatase (EggNog:ENOG503NUPA; COG:P), producing the protein MQSPTSKPASGERTPLLADGVPSRNSSDSLRRAEQEDAAIHGTPLSPTPTARTRTVRELLLFSWALLATAGVIVLAVVLQHRNSTANPPTPTDPIPIIPGDPGTGTPYPAISSLPPKKDRKRNLIFMVSDGMGPASLSLTRTFRQHVNNLPMDDTLVLDQHFWGTSRTRSSNSWVTDSAAGATAFSCARKSYNGAIGMEPGFKPCGTVLEAAKRAGYKTGLVVTTDVTDATPACFASHVGYRWQMDEIAMQEIGEGVLGRSVDLILGGGRCHFLKNSTAGSCRQDDVDVVEIGQKKHGWGYVDDRAGFDSLKLGKNVSLPLLGLFAERDVPFEIDRRHMNDVYPSLSEMAVTALKALEEATKDSEKGFFLMIEGSRIDHAGHINDPAAQVREVLEYDKTFNAVLEFIEESDTEGVLVATSDHETGGLSTAWQAPNELPVYNWHPEVLLQANASAEYLTLLLQQHMIANPVEEQQQLQDWIREDLVEKRLGIKDALEIEINALASNPLLAMNIFSKMVSIRARIGWSTHGHSAVDVNIYSSGGPGTEDIRGNVENIEVGGFLRRYLDVDVEEITRELREKMVVDVKEAEMTGRDGHPEEWFVEVDGLVGYTTA
- a CDS encoding hypothetical protein (EggNog:ENOG503P5FV), with the protein product MSPSKASLLSATTSFCHSLSAQSPPSTILSHFSSSPDTLIYEHGLPQLAPFLGREFKGPSGLKEYFHLLSKHLAYKDMHFSNYFADPEALKVSVRGEATFTWLSTNQSWDEVFTYVLEFDNDNKLTKYEIWADSGAAYLASQGLL
- a CDS encoding hypothetical protein (COG:A; EggNog:ENOG503NWXG); translated protein: MLLPKIITESAKCWHEHSLTTEPPPKIITESALTSVKGLSLKSKFFKAFALTATSGLALWMVAMVFTEEKLDAKSTDPPLLEKYSEFKSYTTSKAFYNKLRIFYRKHPQTDNLPKDPPLPLLVFIHGLGGSVAQFHRILTSLTHLASCLAVDLPGCGRSEYTNTSWVAYTTDALVELLEMIINDYREERQRVVLIAHSMGCGLATLLINPRHEIQSDLCDSVLGLVAMCPALMPTEEQVKKYRRLLWIPGFIFDLWRAWDRRGGINSASVSRIVGPMADAKARKLQLMFNYQSRTPVFRRMAWGMLPEFDEKGNPKGGFPENSVWTGLQVPVLIISGWLDEITPMWVAEMVYDLVECSHTTPPWRAGRILDWRNSPISTLSLGSAGARSRGSPGSNTSVGGGGAAPAPPTSMVRDSEVASLSSSTPEESCASETPSLDSWIPPLPSHPPKYIKNFDIKVGGHGLLFSEEMVAGLISEFLTDQITKRLDLSWQLQYLNEGGKWDVKNYEKWRGVVPVSDPIAGVFRAMKTLRETDGEHSPQKFGAKYGGKTIRDVIDISHDTPVYEPNNLRVWQVSYHKVATVSKIPPSRADIDRFIEKVDEIRAKQTKFEIGVHCHYGFNRTGFLIVCYLVERLGWKVEDAIEHFAQARPNGIKHAHFRDRLHLMYPKSLKRYVD
- a CDS encoding hypothetical protein (EggNog:ENOG503Q3KS; COG:S), which translates into the protein MATHRLTFLYPHLFKSTARWGEPAIAARGARRKSQHPPAFLCQHQHHGFTSPSAGRQAAFAKRAGKGVEPLPHHETSDLPPKPAQDSKQDGAGKHSQDSKPGDEGKQQDTKQDAPESQQETHHKTIKPTTPADTQTSGPIHDPPPPPPPPPPQPAHDPSTIELPPPSDIDPIIQTKKGSPMDEILHMGPPPSSSPDAPSSPITPSSPSEPPPSTTETTTTTTTTTISSQENATTQQKPKQTYIHHFDSYSLVKHLSSPDQPPKYTLPQSIALMKAIRALLAHNLDNAQSGLVSRSDVDNETYLFRAACSELSTEVRKNRRVADEQLRQQRTHLQHEVDILTQRLNQDLLTLTDSVRGMFNDRKMAVREEQKAVESRIQQINYKISVMLNSDSKSEIEEVRWVLIRRSVLGILFMAVLTLGTLRYATFVNSKRKKEMEQRQKEQEEMRRSNGMKDHSPAPEAAQILAAS